A stretch of the bacterium genome encodes the following:
- a CDS encoding ammonium transporter, with protein MINSGDTAFVLICAALVMLMTPGLAFFYGGMVRRKNVLGILMQCFMILCVLSIEWVLYGYSLSFAPGTSFLGGLQWFGLNGVGFEPYADYAATIPHQAFMIYQAMFAVITPALIIGAFAERMKFSAFLLFTILWATIVYNPICHWVWGIGGLFRNMGALDFAGGTVVHISAGIAALVTAILIGRRKNIEHTTPTPHNLPFIVLGTGLLWFGWFGFNAGSALAANGLAVNAFVVTNTSAAAAGLTWAVIEWLKNGKPTMFGTVSGIVAGLVAITPAAGFVSVLSAILIGMFVSLICFFAVSVLKPALKYDDSLDVFGVHCVGGIWGALATGLFASKAVNPAGADGLFYGNPGQLLIQLKTVLATIVYSCVMTLVIYKIVDLLIGMRVTEKEELMGLDLTQHHERAYTILE; from the coding sequence ATGATTAATTCAGGAGATACAGCGTTTGTTTTGATTTGTGCGGCGCTTGTGATGTTAATGACCCCGGGTCTCGCGTTTTTTTATGGCGGGATGGTGCGTCGCAAAAATGTGTTAGGGATACTTATGCAGTGTTTTATGATTTTGTGCGTTTTGAGTATTGAATGGGTTTTATACGGTTACAGCTTGTCATTCGCTCCCGGCACAAGTTTTCTCGGGGGGCTTCAGTGGTTCGGTCTAAACGGGGTGGGTTTTGAGCCTTACGCGGATTACGCGGCTACAATCCCGCACCAGGCGTTCATGATTTACCAGGCGATGTTTGCCGTAATTACTCCGGCTTTGATTATCGGGGCCTTTGCCGAAAGGATGAAATTTTCAGCGTTTCTTTTATTTACAATTTTGTGGGCGACAATTGTTTATAACCCTATCTGCCATTGGGTATGGGGAATCGGCGGCTTGTTTAGAAATATGGGGGCTTTAGATTTTGCCGGTGGAACAGTGGTGCATATAAGCGCGGGCATTGCCGCACTGGTTACAGCGATTTTGATAGGCAGGCGCAAAAACATAGAACACACTACGCCGACTCCGCATAATCTGCCATTTATAGTTTTAGGGACGGGCTTATTATGGTTCGGATGGTTCGGATTTAACGCGGGCAGCGCCCTTGCCGCGAACGGATTGGCGGTAAACGCGTTTGTCGTCACTAACACCTCAGCGGCCGCCGCGGGCTTGACCTGGGCGGTCATAGAATGGTTGAAAAACGGAAAACCCACAATGTTTGGAACAGTAAGCGGCATTGTCGCGGGCCTTGTCGCGATCACTCCGGCCGCGGGATTTGTCAGTGTTTTGTCCGCGATTTTAATAGGAATGTTTGTAAGTTTAATATGTTTTTTTGCCGTGAGTGTCTTAAAACCCGCGTTAAAATATGACGATTCGCTGGATGTTTTCGGAGTGCATTGCGTGGGCGGAATTTGGGGCGCGCTGGCTACGGGATTGTTTGCCTCAAAGGCGGTAAATCCCGCGGGGGCGGACGGCCTGTTTTATGGTAATCCAGGGCAGTTGTTAATCCAGTTAAAAACTGTGTTGGCTACGATAGTCTATTCATGTGTGATGACTCTTGTTATATATAAAATAGTAGATTTATTGATTGGCATGCGCGTTACTGAAAAAGAGGAACTTATGGGGCTTGATCTTACCCAGCACCATGAAAGGGCGTATACGATTCTCGAATAA